In Cynocephalus volans isolate mCynVol1 chromosome 3, mCynVol1.pri, whole genome shotgun sequence, one DNA window encodes the following:
- the LOC134372941 gene encoding vomeronasal type-1 receptor 4-like produces the protein MAASDVAIGIIFLSQTMVGILGNFHLLYHFLFLYFTGCKLRSTDLILKHLSVANFLTLLCKGVTQTMAAFGLKDFLSDFGCKLLFYLHRVGRGVSIGSTCLLSVFQAITISPSNSRLAELKVKAPKYIESSIYLSWILYMLTNVTFPLYVTGKWSNKNFTSQKDFGYCSSISHGKTRDILYAALLLFPDVLCLGLMLWASSFMVFILFRHKKWVQHIHRTNISPRSSPESRATKNILLLVSTFVYFYILSCMFQVCLSVINNPNLFLVNSAALFAGCFPAVSPFLLQRCDFSASRLCFAWVRNRKTPDFIRKI, from the coding sequence ATGGCTGCTAGTGATGTGGCAATAGGAATCATCTTCTTATCACAGACTATGGTTGGAATTTTGGGGAACTTTCATCTTCTTtaccattttctcttcctttacttCACTGGGTGCAAGTTAAGGTCCACAGATTTGATTCTAAAGCACCTCAGTGTAGCCAATTTCTTAACACTCCTCTGTAAAGGAGTGACCCAGACAATGGCAGCTTTTGGGTTGAAAGATTTCCTCAGTGATTTTGGATGCAAACTTCTTTTCTATCTTCACAGAGTGGGCAGGGGAGTGTCCATCGGCAGCACCTGCCTGTTGAGTGTTTTCCAGGCCATCACAATCAGTCCCAGTAACTCTAGGTTGGCAGAGCTTAAAGTAAAAGCTCCCAAGTACATTGAGTCCTCCATATACCTAAGCTGGATCCTGTACATGCTTACAAATGTTACTTTTCCTCTGTATGTGACTGGTAAATGGAGCAATAAAAACTTCACAAGCCAAAAAGATTTTGGATACTGTTCTTCCATTTCTCATGGCAAAACCAGAGACATTCTGTATGCAGCACTGCTGTTATTTCCCGATGTTTTATGTTTGGGGCTCATGCTCTGGGCCTCCAGCTTTATGGTTTTCATCCTGTTCAGGCACAAGAAGTGGGTTCAACACATTCACAGGACCAACATCTCCCCCAGGTCCTCCCCTGAGTCTAGAGCGACCAAAAACATCCTTTTGCTGGTGAGCACCTTTGTCTACTTTTATATCCTCTCCTGCATGTTTCAGGTTTGTTTGTCTGTTATTAATAATCCCAACTTGTTCCTGGTGAATAGTGCTGCTCTATTTGCTGGGTGTTTTCCAGCTGTCAGCCCCTTTCTGCTCCAGAGGTGTGACTTCAGTGCCTCCAGGCTCTGCTTTGCCTGGGTAAGGAACAGAAAAACCCctgattttataagaaaaatataa